Part of the Caulifigura coniformis genome, CCCGCCAGACGCTGGAACGCGATAGCGGCGCTCGCGGCGCCCAGGATCGCCAGGACGCCGATCAGCGTGAGCACCTGGGCCGCACCGCGGTGATGCCGAGACCACCGACCGAGCGACTGCATCCACGAATCGTGGGCGATCGAGACCGGTTCATCAGCGAGGAACCGTTCGACGTCGCGGGCGAGATCCAGGGCGGTCTCGTAGCGCTCGCCCGGGTTTTTCGCCATCGCTTTCAGGCAGACCGCTTCGATGGCGGAGGGGATGTTCCGCTGCACCGCGCGGGGGGACGGAAACGACGCCGTGCACGCGCGGTCGATCACTTCGCGGGCGCTGCGTCCATCGTACGGAGCGCGACCGGTCAGGATCTTGTAGAGCGTTGCGCCGAGGCTGAAGATGTCGCTGGCGGGCGTAAGGTCAATGTTCCCCGAAGCCTGTTCCGGGCTCATGAAAGCGGGCGTCCCCGCTCCGCCGCCGGAGGAGTCGTTGCTTCCACCCGCCGTCGGCATCAGCGTATGTTCGCCGCTGGCCCGCGCCTGCTCGTCGCGGCCGATCGGCATCGCCAGGCCCCAGTCCACCACGAGCGTTTCCCCGAAACGCCCGAGCATCACGTTCTGCGGCTTGATGTCCCGGTGGAGCACGCCGCGGTTGTGGGCGTAAGCAAGTGTCTGGCACGCAGTGACGAAGCGGCCCAGCAGGTCGCGCAGTTCGATCGACTGCGCGGCGGTATTGGATTTCGCGAGCGGGTTCTCGTGATAACGGCGAATCGCGTCATCGAGGGTTTCGCCGCGGATCAGCCGCATCACGTAGAACGGGCGGCCGTCCTCGGTCTTCCCGAATGCATGCAGCGGAACGACGCCGGGATGCTCGAGCCGCGCGGTAATCTCGGCTTCGACCTGGAACCGCTGGAGGCAGAGTGGGTCGCGGATCAGTTGCGGGTGGACGAACTTGACGGCGACGTCGCGATTGAGCGTGCCATCTTCGGCGGCGTAAACCGCCCCGAGGCCTCCCTTGGCGAGGAACCTCAGCTGGCGGAAGCGGGCATAGGTGTCGAGCTTGTCGGGAGCCGGGACGTTGGGATCGACGTTCGCGGCCGGGGTGCTCGCGTCCGACCCCGGGACATAGGTGGCCAGCCGACGGGCGTCGCGCTCCTGAAGGGCCGCGATCTTCCAGCGGACTTGGTCCATGAGTTCTGGGACGTGCGCGCAGAGCGTCTCGGCAGAGAGAAACTCTCCGCGGGCGTTCGCTTCCTCCCACTGCAGGAGAAGGCGATCGATGATGGAATCTTCCGCACCGCGGACCGTCCCTGACCCAGGTCCGCGGCGGTCGT contains:
- a CDS encoding serine/threonine protein kinase, which produces MNQPPVDDRRGPGSGTVRGAEDSIIDRLLLQWEEANARGEFLSAETLCAHVPELMDQVRWKIAALQERDARRLATYVPGSDASTPAANVDPNVPAPDKLDTYARFRQLRFLAKGGLGAVYAAEDGTLNRDVAVKFVHPQLIRDPLCLQRFQVEAEITARLEHPGVVPLHAFGKTEDGRPFYVMRLIRGETLDDAIRRYHENPLAKSNTAAQSIELRDLLGRFVTACQTLAYAHNRGVLHRDIKPQNVMLGRFGETLVVDWGLAMPIGRDEQARASGEHTLMPTAGGSNDSSGGGAGTPAFMSPEQASGNIDLTPASDIFSLGATLYKILTGRAPYDGRSAREVIDRACTASFPSPRAVQRNIPSAIEAVCLKAMAKNPGERYETALDLARDVERFLADEPVSIAHDSWMQSLGRWSRHHRGAAQVLTLIGVLAILGAASAAIAFQRLAGHERGARVTAELAREQGLRVASRFAARTVAGEVDLRWRILETEANDTELRTALIALNKTPDDDSVRKTLQAWLDSRYIEHNQTAKASSWFVMARNGTQQARTPASDTIGENFAFRDYFHGLGRELTPEEASKALPIHNVYRSAVYSSRSSGMLKVAFSAPIWSGKAGTPHREVLGVLAMTVDLGEFSVLQFGLGSDQIAVLVDTRADRIEGLGDSNQGLVLHHPLMKESTEPDDEAENYRIHPDYLGRLLKMRATRMAGEAGAELPDNLIRDYRDPLDPPESGTWLAAFEPVLVRGRPQELRDTGWIVIVQMRDTDVEKAAD